From one Mya arenaria isolate MELC-2E11 chromosome 4, ASM2691426v1 genomic stretch:
- the LOC128230164 gene encoding protein mono-ADP-ribosyltransferase PARP14-like isoform X3 produces MAAQSNRKGRFIVVQWKSSKPIDIPQIATFVKGKSKASPEIRHGEVKNSALLIFDKEKDTEFLKEQWRDSDFWKITSLFAVVESNSLRVTNLPQCERREVHIFFNNPFMLGELSFADLDVDVNLFQPHAGSCVVHLTTVEDVKKACEKQKKFKKFKSHHQLKIEPFYGDIHGLQTEIEVEPLIIDNLNARKVAYLKDFYLDEITEDFKENFCTNIVWALDGLGKIKFEFQCSHDDHRVKRGREFPEKIKANCQEYFNKIVVDDRTFDQANSKDIKDVLDHYAGRNVYIEEMYSDNRVVLVGLEEEEELKQLQEKLNKIEPPRPRMTKSIPFEKHILPRLIAFKDLALYEAFEADSLDVTVDTDKITLTLTGVKEDVEKAETEIWAMLNRIVEHQFEFPDKAHKEILTTKLMTDKIQDCINDLGTRCGFTTVDGKITLYASAKVQLEQLEREILDLVSLEELEFEGKIVDKRTLEKKLKEIEENFKPYVKISYEMVTSLIKVKVVSGKDYLPLVVDKLEKEVDVLLQRREKIHMSPYILKYICDITAMASIKKELKGIKAVKIDPNVLSFNKKDENLYVEGVELVRRTVIDVVKTYAAKVFASWRNIQGPGIGTHCSSSNEEFVEILRATRKSHKCEFKIATKEEMKENRVHCIVILDSGQGLFVGTGSLTDPTLEVDVVVNPTNCDLKHMRKGLGRDLVEEGGRMIQSQCDHHIKTHGPLETSEVFISDAGKLPFQKIIHVAAPVWQGGAQGEEELVDKALENVLSTMNNDTKFILRSVATPLIGHGQGKFSSSRSARLMLQTIKNTYKKYPNVREIFFYDHNPATVRTIQQEMHAQFGDNCFHLPVEKVSLGKDTIGPTKKNLLCLRNGSRTLPMPGRKSLIIKWGKLEETGTEIVVCPTATAPKPSGKVLDAICSASPMAEAEAEKAFKQLSLNSIADGAIVETMGPVGNIYFLKIAEKWDGQTGRASLKTYVEKCLTKAIINKIKYIAMPPIGPISRGYPGDVVANEMIKTVAEFLQSKPNCCLEEVTIVIYESDMVTTSAFEYVLQSLYKHRPHRLESEIQEKVTEEKKSTDVEFGSGRVIVRNTAPPKGAFCVAKGINLELCRGSIEYAKTDAVVCTTSSFPNLHGAIADAIKKAGGTSLQRDLSNTYKSYPGKGTAFTSGGNLHCKKVYYVLLSDYDANNKNKNLTWKVQQCLMQAEHDKLSSIAMPTFGTGGFSFPDDIAAKQMFKAIKEFFQTPRTYLHTVVIFMYAAAANTCQVFETTVGQYFSLAAPDQAAANPPPPADKPDTEQGNMSIGKARVETIYGPIEQMAADVIMDTTTSFPKLNGTIPMLLAKAAGKEEFEAECKKRGNAKEGNIVITQGFKLKCKKVYHFVMPTWKQDTGEKSIHDCIKKCLTMMKADKYTTIAVPTIGTGGYHYDAALVAKGICSAAGEFGKANPDYDVTVKIILYPGGPQDANNAIKSVVSSWNSGSGNANIPKPKSGKKVGFQAAVDDVQDDEDSGAPFVPPKRKRDFVLLQFVSDKTKNVDEGFDYIKDQIDKDRRVAVVELKREDNIDDVELIENDKKGTRIEELADVFNVDVNVDLNGRKVTVKGMGEDVPKCFRKILEHLSDRRRDQLSRHIGQTVLKHIEWYYTEDSGKLWVPYPRHISFMLEEAFDEKVNEKKFTDSDKRVYVVDFRNWTECVHDGKKTDSTSAVTVIRKDLTEGSISALPGYWAPMADVDTLLEVPVLPAEEEYQKVEAAFIAALGAYRPRFQHIKEIRRIQNRSLWQQYMTRKQQLDAELAGRGVQDIERRLWHGYDVQNEKSINVYGFNRSYSGQTFGAVYYGLGVYFAVKSEYSAGASYSPVDAAGYKHVYQARVLVGDSVQVNKGYTDRYPPLLPGSQTDRYNSTCDDPANPGEFVIYSDTQAYPEYTIVFK; encoded by the exons ATGgcag CCCAAAGTAACCGGAAGGGCCGATTCATTGTGGTACAATGGAAAAGCAGTAAACCGATCGACATACCGCAGATCGCTACATTTGTCAAGGGAAAGTCAAAAGCAAGCCCTGAGATTCGACATGGAGAAGTTAAGAATTCGGCACTGTTGATTTTCGACAAAGAAAAAG ATACTGAATTCCTGAAAGAGCAATGGAGGGACAGCGACTTCTggaagataacttcactatttgcCGTGGTGGAATCCAACTCTTTACGGGTAACCAACTTGCCACAATGCGAGCGCAGAGAAGTCCACATCTTCTTCAACAACCCTTTCATGCTTGGCGAACTCAGTTTTGCCGATTTAGACGTCGATGTAAACCTCTTCCAGCCGCATGCAGGCTCTTGTGTTGTGCATCTTACTACTGTGGAAG ATGTCAAAAAGGCCTGTGAGAAAcaaaagaagtttaaaaaattcaaaagtCATCATCAGCTGAAAATCGAACCATTCTATGGGGATATTCATGGTCTACAGACAGAAATAGAAGTTGAACCATTGATAATCGACAATCTGAATGCTCGAAAGGTTGCATACCTGAAGGATTTCTATTTAGATGAAATAACTGaagattttaaagaaaatttctGCACAAATATTGTCTGGGCTTTAGATGGACTTGGTAAAATTAAGTTTGAGTTTCAATGTTCCCACGATGATCACAGAGTCAAACGCGGAAGAGAGTTTCCAGAAAAGATAAAAGCAAATTGTCAGGAATACTTCAACAAAATTGTAGTTGATGACAGAACGTTTGATCAAGCTAATAGCAAAGATATTAAAGATGTTCTGGACCACTATGCAGGCAGAAACGTTTATATTGAAGAAATGTATTCGGACAACAGAGTCGTGCTTGTTGGTTTGGAGGAAGAGGAAGAGTTAAAACAACTTCAGGAgaagttaaataaaattgaaccGCCACGACCACGCATGACAAAGAGCATTCCTTTTGAAAAACACATATTGCCAAGGCTGATAGCTTTTAAGGATTTGGCACTGTATGAAGCTTTTGAAGCAGACTCTTTAGATGTAACAGTTGACACTGATAAAATAACATTGACGTTAACTGGTGTAAAGGAAGACGTGGAGAAAGCCGAAACAGAAATCTGGGCCATGTTGAACAGAATTGTTGAACACCAATTTGAATTCCCCGATAAAGCACACAAAGAAATACTGACAACGAAACTGATGACCGACAAAATACAGGATTGCATCAATGACCTAGGCACTAGGTGTGGGTTTACTACTGTCGATGGTAAAATAACGTTGTACGCCAGCGCAAAGGTACAGTTGGAACAATTAGAACGAGAAATTCTGGACCTGGTATCTTTGGAGGAATTGGAATTTGAAGGAAAAATTGTTGACAAAAGGACTCTTGAAAAGAAGCTGAAGGAAATCGAGGAAAACTTTAAACCATAtgtaaaaatatcatatgaaaTGGTAACGAGCCTCATTAAGGTAAAGGTTGTGAGTGGTAAGGATTACCTGCCGTTAGTGGTTGATAAACTCGAGAAAGAAGTAGATGTTTTACTTCAAAGACGGGAAAAAATTCATATGTCACCGTACATCTTGAAGTATATTTGTGATATTACTGCTATGGCGAGTATAAAGAAGGAACTGAAAGGCATAAAGGCGGTGAAAATTGACCCAAATGTGTTATCATTCAACAAGAAAGATGAAAACTTGTATGTTGAGGGGGTGGAGCTGGTAAGGAGAACAGTTATCGATGTTGTCAAAACGTACGCGGCAAAAGTTTTTGCTTCTTGGAGAAACATTCAAGGTCCAGGAATTGGAACACATTGCTCAAGCAGCAACGAGGAGTTTGTTGAAATCTTACGGGCTACCCGCAAATCTCACAAATGTGAGTTTAAGATAGCTACCAAAGAAGAGATGAAAGAAAACAGAGTACATTGCATTGTTATTCTTGATTCTGGCCAAGGATTATTTGTCGGTACAGGCTCCTTAACGGACCCTACTCTCGAAGTGGATGTCGTCGTTAATCCTACAAATTGTGACTTAAAACACATGAGAAAAGGGCTAGGCAGGGACTTGGTGGAAGAAG GAGGAAGAATGATTCAAAGCCAGTGTGATCATCACATCAAGACGCACGGTCCACTGGAGACATCTGAGGTGTTTATCAGCGATGCCGGAAAACTGCCCTTTCAGAAGATTATACACGTTGCCGCTCCTGTCTGGCAGGGTGGGGCACAGGGAGAGGAGGAACTGGTGGACAAGGCGCTGGAAAATGTCCTGTCGACAATGAACAATGACACGAAGTTTATTCTTCGGTCAGTTGCTACTCCTCTCATTGGACATGGACAAGGGAAGTTCTCTAGCAGCCGATCTGCAAGG CTGATGCTACAAACAATCAAGAACACGTACAAGAAGTACCCAAATGTTCGAGAGATATTTTTCTACGACCACAATCCTGCAACTGTGCGAACGATTCAACAAGAAATGCACGCACAGTTTGGGGACAATTGCTTCCATTTGCCTGTGGAAAAAGTGAGCTTAGGAAAGG ATACCATAGGACCCACAAAAAAGAATCTTCTGTGCCTGAGGAACGGGTCAAGGACGCTTCCAATGCCTGGAAGGAAATCTCTTATTATCAAATGGGGGAAGTTAGAGGAAACGGGG ACGGAAATTGTTGTCTGCCCAACCGCCACAGCACCAAAGCCATCTGGTAAAGTTTTGGACGCTATATGCTCTGCGTCCCCAATGGCGGAAGCGGAAGCCGAAAAGGCCTTTAAGCAGTTGTCATTGAATTCGATTGCAGATGGGGCTATTGTTGAAACAATGGGTCCCGTGGGAAATATCTACTTCTTGAAGATCGCTGAAAAGTGGGACGGTCAAACTGGGCGAGCG TCATTAAAAACGTACGTGgaaaaatgcttaacaaaagCTATCATCAACAAGATCAAATACATAGCCATGCCTCCGATTGGTCCTATATCACGTGGTTACCCCGGAGACGTCGTTGCTAACGAGATGATTAAGACTGTTGCTGAATTTCTCCAATCTAAGCCAAACTGTTGTTTAGAGGAGGTTACCATAGTTATCTACGAGTCGGACATGGTCACAACTTCC gCATTTGAGTACGTCCTGCAGTCGTTATACAAACATCGTCCACACAGACTTGAGTCGGAGATACAGGAGAAGGTCACGGAGGAAAAAA AATCTACTGACGTAGAGTTCGGGTCCGGAAGAGTAATTGTTCGCAATACTGCCCCTCCTAAAGGAGCTTTCTGTGTGGCTAAGGGCATCAACTTGGAGCTGTGTAGAGGAAGCATTGAATATGCCAAG ACGGATGCAGTCGTCTGCACAACGTCATCCTTTCCCAACCTGCATGGCGCTATAGCAGACGCCATCAAAAAAGCTGGCGGTACCTCGTTACAG CGGGACTTGAGTAACACATACAAGAGCTACCCCGGGAAAGGTACAGCCTTCACCTCTGGTGGAAACCTACATTGCAAGAAGGTCTATTACGTGTTGTTGTCCGACTATGATGcaaacaacaagaacaag AACCTCACCTGGAAGGTACAGCAGTGTCTGATGCAGGCAGAACATGACAAGCTCTCATCCATTGCCATGCCAACATTTGGCACGGGAGGGTTCTCGTTTCCGGATGACATCGCCGCCAAACAGATGTTTAAGGCTATCAAGGAGTTCTTCCAGACACCAAGAACCTATCTGCACACCGTGGTCATATTCATGTATGCAGCAGCAGCCAATACCTGTCAG gtGTTTGAAACCACAGTTGGACAGTACTTCAGCTTGGCAGCTCCTGATCAGGCGGCTG CAAACCCTCCTCCTCCAGCTGATAAGCCCGACACAGAACAAGGAAATATGTCTATTGGCAAGGCAAGAGTGGAGACCATTTATGGTCCCATTGAACAAATGGCG GCTGACGTCATTATGGATACAACAACGAGTTTTCCGAAACTTAACGGCACCATTCCTATGCTGCTCGCCAAGGCTGCCGGAAAGGAGGAGTTCGAGGCAGAGTGTAAGAAGAGGGGAAATGCCAAGGAAGGCAACATTGTCATCACACAGGGCTTCAAGCTCAAGTGTAAGAAAGTGTACCACTTCGTCATGCCCACATGGAAGCAGGATACTGGAGAAAAG AGCATACACGACTGCATAAAGAAATGCCTGACGATGATGAAGGCGGACAAATATACAACCATTGCTGTACCTACTATAGGCACAGGCGGGTACCACTATGATGCAGCTCTGGTTGCAAAGGGCATTTGCAG tgcagCTGGAGAGTTTGGCAAAGCCAACCCGGATTATGATGTTACCGTGAAAATAATTCTCTATCCTGGTGGACCACAGGATGCAAACAAT GCTATCAAGTCAGTGGTGAGCAGTTGGAATTCGGGAAGTGGGAATGCCAATATACCTAAACCAAAAA GTGGCAAAAAAGTTGGCTTTCAAGCAGCAGTCGATGACGTACAAGATGATGAGGACAGCGGTGCCCCTTTCGTGCCCCCTAAGAGAAAAAGAGACTTTGTTCTTCTGCAATTCGTGTCCGATAAGACGAAGAACGTGGACGAGGGGTTTGACTATATCAAGGATCAGATAGACAAAGATAGGAGAGTTGCTGTTGTCGAGCTGAAGAGAGAAGACAATATTGATGATGTGGAACTCATTGAAAATGACAAGAAAGGG ACCCGTATCGAGGAGTTAGCTGACGTTTTCAACGTTGACGTGAACGTTGACCTCAATGGACGGAAGGTGACGGTGAAGGGTATGGGTGAAGACGTTCCAAAATGCTTTAGGAAAATCCTCGAACATCTCAGTGATCGCCGGAGAGACCAACTCTCCAGGCATATTGGCCAAACAGTCCTCAAG CATATTGAGTGGTACTACACTGAAGACAGCGGGAAACTGTGGGTGCCCTATCCCAGACATATCAGCTTCATGCTGGAGGAGGCTTTCGACGAGAAAG TGAACGAGAAGAAGTTTACGGACTCGGACAAGCGCGTGTATGTGGTAGACTTCCGGAATTGGACGGAATGTGTGCATGATGGAAAGAAGACGGACTCTACCAGCGCCGTCACAGTCATCCGGAAGGATCTGACTGAGG GGAGTATCTCAGCGCTTCCTGGCTACTGGGCGCCGATGGCAGACGTGGACACCCTGCTGGAGGTGCCGGTACTTCCGGCGGAAGAGGAGTATCAGAAGGTGGAGGCGGCTTTCATCGCTGCCCTTGGGGCTTACCGGCCACGCTTCCAGCATATCAAGGAG